Proteins encoded within one genomic window of Methanobacteriales archaeon HGW-Methanobacteriales-1:
- the rps14P gene encoding 30S ribosomal protein S14 (located in the peptidyl transferase center and involved in assembly of 30S ribosome subunit; similar to what is observed with proteins L31 and L33, some proteins in this family contain CXXC motifs that are involved in zinc binding; if two copies are present in a genome, then the duplicated copy appears to have lost the zinc-binding motif and is instead regulated by zinc; the archaeal forms appear to contain the zinc-binding motif) — MPRKYGKASRKCSRCGDHSALVRRYGLMLCRQCFRELAPKIGFKKYN; from the coding sequence ATGCCAAGAAAATACGGAAAGGCATCCAGAAAATGTTCAAGATGCGGAGATCACTCTGCTCTGGTTAGAAGATACGGGCTCATGTTATGTAGACAGTGCTTCAGAGAACTCGCACCGAAAATCGGATTTAAAAAGTACAACTAG
- a CDS encoding 30S ribosomal protein S8, which yields MTLMDPLANALTNMRNNELQGNGKCNISPASKLIGRVLRTMQKEGYIGEFEYVDDGKAGKFIVDLEGNINQCGVVKPRHAVKKDEFEKFEKRYLPAKNFGIIIVTTPQGIMTHKEAKEKGIGGRLLAYIY from the coding sequence GTGACTCTTATGGATCCTCTCGCAAATGCCCTGACTAATATGCGAAACAATGAGTTGCAGGGAAATGGAAAATGTAATATTTCCCCTGCTTCTAAATTGATAGGGCGAGTCTTAAGGACTATGCAAAAAGAAGGCTACATTGGTGAATTTGAATATGTAGATGACGGCAAAGCTGGAAAGTTCATAGTGGACTTAGAAGGTAATATTAACCAATGTGGGGTTGTAAAACCTAGACATGCCGTTAAGAAAGATGAATTTGAAAAATTCGAAAAAAGATACTTGCCAGCTAAAAATTTCGGAATAATTATTGTTACCACCCCTCAGGGAATAATGACCCACAAAGAAGCTAAAGAAAAGGGTATTGGTGGCAGATTACTGGCATATATATATTAG
- a CDS encoding 50S ribosomal protein L6, whose translation MVLAAVIREEIEVPEGVNITLNDEVNVNGPQGKLSRKFIYPNITIKQEEDKVVLETQFPKKQDKAMIGTIRSHITNMIHGVTDGFTYHMKIVYAHFPMTVKVTGNKVMIENFLGERYPRTAKIVGSAKVQVKGEEVTITGINKEDVGQTMANLEQATKIKGRDPRVFQDGIYLISKE comes from the coding sequence ATGGTTCTCGCAGCTGTAATTCGGGAAGAAATTGAAGTCCCGGAAGGTGTAAATATTACCCTAAATGATGAGGTAAATGTTAATGGGCCTCAAGGAAAACTTTCCAGGAAGTTCATTTACCCAAACATCACCATAAAACAAGAAGAAGATAAAGTAGTCCTGGAAACTCAGTTTCCTAAAAAACAGGATAAAGCAATGATAGGCACTATCCGTTCACATATCACTAATATGATTCATGGTGTAACTGATGGATTTACTTATCATATGAAAATTGTATACGCTCACTTTCCTATGACTGTTAAAGTGACTGGAAATAAGGTCATGATTGAAAACTTCCTTGGGGAAAGATATCCTCGTACTGCTAAAATAGTGGGAAGTGCAAAAGTCCAAGTAAAAGGTGAAGAAGTAACAATTACGGGCATTAATAAGGAAGATGTGGGTCAAACCATGGCTAATCTGGAACAAGCCACTAAAATTAAGGGAAGAGATCCCAGGGTTTTCCAGGATGGTATTTACCTTATTAGTAAAGAATAG
- a CDS encoding 50S ribosomal protein L32e, giving the protein MKKKFKRQEYARYKKLGQKWRRARGKTSKMRRYEKGKPAMPTVGYGSPKATRGLHPSGYQDILVCNVKELEKLDPSIQAGRISSTVGKRKKEMMLLKAKELGIKIFNK; this is encoded by the coding sequence ATGAAGAAAAAATTCAAAAGGCAAGAATATGCCAGATATAAAAAGCTTGGTCAAAAGTGGAGAAGGGCCCGGGGAAAAACCAGTAAAATGAGGAGATATGAAAAGGGTAAACCTGCCATGCCTACTGTTGGTTATGGATCTCCAAAAGCTACAAGAGGTTTGCATCCTTCTGGTTATCAAGATATTCTTGTTTGTAATGTAAAAGAATTGGAAAAATTAGATCCTAGTATTCAAGCAGGAAGAATTAGTTCCACTGTTGGAAAAAGAAAAAAGGAAATGATGTTATTAAAAGCAAAAGAACTTGGCATTAAAATATTTAACAAATAA
- a CDS encoding 50S ribosomal protein L19e codes for MNLTTQKRLAADILKVGVNRVWIDPEQIEEVSRAITRESVKQLIDNKVIRAKPQQGISSYRSKKIAQQKSKGRRKGRGSIKGAKGARRPKKEAWMTTIRALRKDLKQMRDDREINTTTYRKLYRMAKGGAFRSKSYMKTYARDHDLLRK; via the coding sequence ATGAATCTTACTACTCAGAAAAGATTAGCTGCAGATATCCTGAAAGTAGGGGTAAATCGTGTATGGATTGATCCTGAACAAATAGAAGAAGTTTCACGGGCCATAACCAGGGAAAGCGTGAAGCAGCTAATAGACAACAAGGTAATTAGGGCTAAACCTCAACAAGGTATAAGCAGTTACAGGTCAAAGAAAATAGCCCAGCAAAAAAGCAAGGGAAGAAGAAAAGGTAGAGGTAGTATAAAAGGAGCAAAAGGTGCTCGAAGACCCAAGAAAGAAGCTTGGATGACTACCATAAGGGCCCTGAGAAAGGACCTTAAACAGATGAGAGACGACCGGGAAATTAATACTACTACGTATCGTAAACTCTACAGAATGGCAAAGGGCGGTGCCTTCAGAAGTAAATCTTACATGAAAACCTATGCCCGGGATCATGACTTGCTCAGGAAGTAG
- a CDS encoding 50S ribosomal protein L18 — MAHGSRYKVAFRRRREGKTDYHARLRLIDLDKSRLVVRISNNHVIAQIINVAESGDETVVSAHSKELQRLGWLAGTKNTSAAYLTGYLCAKKALSNGVEAAVLDIGLKPAIKGSKVFAALKGASDAGLHVPHGESILPDESRITGEHIAEYAKSLDEEELKKKFSQYLDKGLSPVDLPDHFEDMKKKIDEAEV, encoded by the coding sequence TTGGCACACGGATCAAGATATAAAGTAGCATTTAGAAGAAGAAGAGAAGGAAAAACTGATTATCATGCCAGATTAAGATTAATCGATCTTGACAAGTCAAGACTGGTTGTCAGAATTTCAAATAATCACGTTATTGCTCAAATAATCAATGTGGCAGAATCTGGTGATGAGACTGTTGTTTCAGCTCATTCCAAAGAACTACAAAGATTAGGATGGTTGGCTGGAACTAAAAATACTTCAGCAGCTTATTTAACCGGTTACTTATGTGCTAAAAAAGCTTTAAGTAACGGTGTTGAAGCAGCTGTTTTAGATATTGGTTTAAAACCAGCAATCAAAGGCTCAAAAGTTTTTGCAGCTCTTAAAGGTGCATCTGATGCAGGTTTACATGTTCCTCATGGGGAATCTATTCTCCCTGATGAGAGCAGAATAACCGGTGAACACATAGCGGAATATGCTAAGTCTTTAGATGAAGAAGAGCTCAAGAAAAAGTTCTCCCAATATTTAGATAAAGGACTTTCACCAGTTGATTTACCTGATCACTTTGAAGATATGAAGAAAAAGATTGACGAGGCTGAGGTATAA
- the rpsE gene encoding 30S ribosomal protein S5 gives MMNYNKEEWEPKTNLGRLVKEGVITDIDEIFEKGLPIMELEIVDKLLPDLEEEVMDVNLVQRMHKSGRKVNFRVIVAVGNKDGYVGLGQGKAREVGPAIRKAVDDAKYNIIKVRRGCGDWGCVCGREHTVPFKVSGKSGSVRVTIMPAPGGVGLAIGNVGKTIMKLAGIDDLWSQTSGQTQTTVNFASATFDALKQLSRVKAQKKDLKNLGVCTS, from the coding sequence ATCATGAACTATAACAAAGAAGAGTGGGAGCCTAAAACTAATTTAGGACGCTTAGTTAAGGAAGGAGTAATTACTGATATCGACGAGATATTTGAAAAAGGACTTCCTATAATGGAGCTAGAAATCGTAGATAAGCTTCTCCCAGATCTAGAAGAAGAAGTTATGGATGTTAACCTGGTTCAAAGGATGCATAAATCCGGAAGAAAAGTTAACTTCCGAGTTATCGTAGCTGTTGGAAATAAAGACGGTTATGTTGGATTAGGTCAAGGTAAAGCTAGAGAAGTTGGACCTGCTATCAGAAAAGCTGTTGATGACGCTAAATATAACATAATTAAAGTTAGAAGAGGCTGCGGAGACTGGGGTTGTGTTTGTGGAAGAGAACACACAGTTCCATTCAAAGTGTCTGGAAAAAGCGGAAGTGTCAGGGTTACTATAATGCCTGCTCCTGGAGGAGTAGGACTGGCTATAGGAAATGTTGGAAAAACCATCATGAAACTTGCTGGAATAGATGATCTATGGTCCCAAACCAGCGGTCAAACCCAGACTACAGTTAACTTTGCCAGTGCAACCTTTGATGCATTAAAACAGTTGAGCAGAGTCAAAGCCCAGAAAAAAGATTTAAAAAATCTGGGTGTTTGTACCAGCTAA
- the rpmD gene encoding 50S ribosomal protein L30, giving the protein MLAVVRVRGTVGVKKDIAATMDMLRLTRINHAVLINENPSYKGMLLKSKDYITWGEIDLETLTQLITKRGRVAGGDKITDEYIKENTEYSSIEEFAKAVLESEITLEDANIKQVFRLHPPRKGYEGVKTAFQEGGSLGYRKEEIRALIKKMV; this is encoded by the coding sequence ATGCTAGCAGTAGTAAGGGTAAGAGGTACTGTCGGTGTCAAAAAAGACATCGCAGCTACCATGGATATGTTAAGACTCACCAGGATTAATCACGCCGTTCTAATCAATGAAAACCCAAGTTACAAGGGAATGCTCTTGAAATCTAAGGATTATATAACTTGGGGTGAAATTGATCTAGAAACTTTAACTCAACTCATTACAAAAAGAGGACGAGTTGCTGGTGGAGACAAAATCACTGATGAATATATAAAGGAAAATACTGAATATTCTTCTATTGAAGAATTTGCTAAGGCAGTTCTCGAATCTGAAATAACATTAGAGGATGCTAATATAAAGCAAGTATTCAGATTACACCCTCCAAGAAAAGGATACGAAGGCGTTAAAACTGCTTTCCAAGAAGGTGGAAGTCTAGGATACAGAAAAGAAGAAATTAGGGCACTCATCAAAAAGATGGTGTAA
- a CDS encoding 50S ribosomal protein L15 — translation MIRTKRKINKMRGSRTIGGGCSKKRRGAGHRGGRGMAGSHKHRWTWIVKYDPKHFGKYGFKRPQKSVKDVIPVNLSYLDEKSEQLLEQGLAKKENDVIVIDVTDLGYNKVLGQGKITKALLVKSPEFSGLAEKKIQEAGGESVTL, via the coding sequence ATGATTAGAACTAAACGGAAAATAAACAAAATGAGAGGGTCCCGAACCATTGGTGGTGGCTGTTCTAAGAAACGAAGAGGAGCAGGTCACCGTGGTGGAAGAGGTATGGCTGGAAGCCACAAACACCGTTGGACTTGGATTGTAAAGTACGATCCAAAACACTTTGGAAAATATGGTTTCAAAAGACCTCAAAAATCAGTAAAAGATGTTATCCCTGTAAATTTAAGTTACTTGGATGAAAAATCAGAGCAATTACTTGAACAAGGATTGGCCAAAAAAGAGAATGATGTCATTGTAATTGATGTCACTGATCTTGGATACAACAAAGTATTAGGCCAAGGAAAAATTACTAAAGCTCTTTTAGTAAAATCCCCTGAATTCTCTGGATTAGCTGAAAAGAAAATCCAGGAAGCTGGTGGAGAATCAGTAACTCTCTAA
- a CDS encoding preprotein translocase subunit SecY — MIEKLQPIFSILPQVKNPEHRISFKEKLKWTAIILVLYFILTQVPLYGLSPLAVDQFAQLRAVVAGSFGSILTLGIGPIVSASIVLQLLVGGKILNLDLSQHEDKALFQGAQKLLAIIFTLFEAMVMVLTGAIAAIGPQYIWILILQMTIGGILIIFLDEVVSKWGFGSGVGLFIAAGVSQEIIVGSFNVLSSPTQPGVPAGKIPAFIYSLTTGTPSFDYLLPVFAVIIVFLVVVYAESMRIEIPLSSGRVKGARGKYPLRFIYASNMPVILASALLLNVQLFANIFQKIGYPILGTISNGQAVSGLAYLLTPPRSLDMLITEPLHVLVYGIVFIAICILFAVLWVELSNIGPKAVAKQLHQMGMQIPGFRSSRRQFEKILQKYIPAITVLGGAFVGLLAFGADLTGALGGGTGVLLTVGIVYRLYEEIAQEQLMDMHPMLRKFLGD, encoded by the coding sequence TTGATAGAGAAACTACAGCCGATTTTTTCTATTTTACCCCAGGTAAAAAACCCAGAACACCGCATTTCATTTAAGGAAAAACTGAAATGGACCGCAATAATACTGGTATTATATTTTATACTCACTCAAGTCCCATTATATGGATTAAGTCCTCTTGCTGTTGATCAATTTGCTCAATTGAGAGCAGTTGTGGCAGGTAGTTTTGGATCCATTTTGACTCTGGGTATAGGACCTATTGTATCAGCATCTATTGTGTTGCAGTTGCTTGTAGGTGGTAAAATCTTAAATCTGGACCTTTCCCAGCATGAAGATAAGGCTTTGTTTCAAGGAGCTCAAAAACTTCTGGCTATCATATTTACACTTTTTGAAGCTATGGTTATGGTATTAACTGGAGCGATAGCAGCTATAGGTCCACAATATATCTGGATTCTTATATTGCAAATGACTATTGGGGGGATTTTAATAATCTTTCTAGATGAAGTTGTTTCCAAATGGGGATTTGGAAGTGGAGTTGGTCTTTTCATTGCAGCGGGTGTATCCCAAGAAATTATTGTAGGATCTTTTAATGTACTTTCTTCACCAACACAACCTGGTGTTCCTGCGGGAAAAATACCTGCATTCATATACTCATTGACCACTGGAACTCCGTCATTTGACTATTTACTTCCAGTATTTGCAGTTATTATAGTATTTTTGGTAGTAGTATATGCTGAAAGTATGAGAATAGAAATCCCATTATCTTCTGGTAGAGTTAAGGGAGCCAGAGGAAAATACCCTTTAAGATTTATATATGCTAGTAATATGCCTGTTATTTTGGCCAGTGCATTATTACTCAATGTGCAGCTATTTGCCAACATTTTCCAGAAAATTGGATACCCTATTTTAGGAACTATATCCAATGGACAAGCGGTCAGTGGTCTGGCTTATTTATTAACTCCTCCACGTAGTTTGGATATGCTAATAACCGAGCCGTTACATGTTTTAGTTTATGGTATAGTGTTTATAGCAATATGTATATTGTTTGCAGTACTTTGGGTGGAATTAAGTAATATCGGACCTAAAGCCGTTGCTAAACAACTTCATCAAATGGGAATGCAGATTCCTGGTTTTAGAAGCAGTAGAAGGCAGTTTGAAAAGATTTTACAGAAATACATACCTGCTATAACTGTACTGGGTGGTGCATTTGTAGGTCTTCTTGCCTTTGGAGCAGACCTTACCGGAGCTTTAGGTGGAGGTACTGGTGTGCTACTTACTGTGGGAATTGTTTACCGATTGTATGAAGAGATTGCACAGGAACAACTCATGGATATGCACCCTATGTTAAGAAAATTCTTAGGAGACTAA
- a CDS encoding adenylate kinase (catalyzes the formation of 2 ADP from AMP and ATP), with translation MKVVVIAGIPGSGSTTILEHALENLDYININYGDAMLQIAQAKGIVEDRDELRMLSPDVQKEIQKSAAKSIRERSKQNNIIVDTHCTIKTPAGFLPGLPKWVLEELQPDIFVLIEADADEILLRRISDTTRTRDMEMLKDINLHQEMNRSVSMAYAALTGATVKIIENHNDQLDNSVANMVETLK, from the coding sequence ATGAAAGTAGTTGTTATTGCAGGAATTCCTGGATCTGGAAGTACTACGATTTTGGAACATGCATTAGAGAACCTTGATTATATAAATATTAATTATGGGGATGCAATGCTACAGATTGCTCAGGCAAAGGGGATTGTGGAAGATAGAGATGAATTGAGAATGCTTTCCCCGGATGTACAAAAAGAGATTCAAAAAAGTGCAGCAAAAAGTATAAGAGAAAGGTCAAAGCAAAATAACATAATCGTGGATACGCATTGCACTATTAAAACACCTGCTGGTTTTTTACCAGGGCTTCCAAAATGGGTTTTAGAAGAGCTCCAACCAGATATTTTCGTGTTAATAGAAGCAGATGCTGACGAGATTTTACTAAGAAGAATTAGTGATACTACTCGTACGCGAGACATGGAAATGTTAAAGGATATCAACCTTCACCAAGAAATGAATAGATCCGTTTCCATGGCCTATGCAGCACTTACTGGTGCAACAGTGAAAATAATTGAAAACCATAATGACCAACTGGATAATTCCGTTGCTAATATGGTGGAAACTTTAAAATAA
- a CDS encoding 50S ribosomal protein L34e, producing the protein MPANRFRSRSYKRTFKRTPGGKTVLRYKKKKPSKHVCGECGKLLHGVPRGRPYEIKKLAKTKKRPNRPYGGYLCSECSRKLFKTEARS; encoded by the coding sequence ATGCCAGCAAATAGATTTAGATCCAGATCATACAAGAGGACTTTTAAAAGGACTCCTGGTGGAAAAACAGTTTTAAGATACAAAAAGAAAAAACCCAGCAAGCACGTTTGTGGTGAGTGTGGGAAGTTACTTCATGGTGTCCCTCGAGGACGACCATATGAGATAAAAAAATTAGCAAAGACTAAAAAACGACCTAACCGACCTTACGGTGGATATTTATGTTCTGAATGTTCTCGTAAACTCTTTAAAACAGAGGCAAGGTCCTAA